CCGGACGGCGAGCTCGCGATCGTCCGGGTCGTCTCCGGCAAGCACCGGCTGGAGTACCCGATCAACAGCGTGCTCTACGAAACGGCCGGCTGGATCAGCCACGCCCGGGTCTCGCCCGACGGCGAACGCGTGGCCTTCCTCGACCACCCCGTGCCCGGCGACGACGGAGGCTCCGTCGTCACCGTCGACCGGAGCGGAAAGACGTCCGTCCTCTCGACCGGGTGGATCACCGCCTACGGTCTCGCCTGGCCGAGACACGGACGCGAGGTCTGGTTCACGGCGACGCGCGCCGGCGTCGCGCGCGCGATCTGGGCCGTGTCGTCGTCCGGGCAGGAGCGGCTCCTCCTGCGCGCCCTCTCGGAGCTCACGATCCAGGACGTTTCGGCCGACGGGCGGATCCTGATCACGAGCGACAACGGCAAGGTCGGGATCATCGGACAGCCGCCCGGCCAGACCCAGGAGAAGGACCTTTCGCTCCTCGACTGGTCGCGCCTTCGCGATCTCTCGCTCGACGGGAAGTCGCTCCTCTTCGACGAGACCGGCGAGGGGGGCGGCGCCGCCGGGGCCGTCTATCTGCGGAAGGCCGACGGCTCCCCCGCCGTGCGGCTGGGCGACGGGCTCGCCAAACAGATCTCCCCCGACGGGAAATGGGTGCTCTCGATCACGCTCACGACGCGCCGGATCGTCCTCCTTCCGGTTCGCACCGGAAAGCGCCGTGAGATCGAGTCGTACGGCATCACGCCGCACGAAGCGATCTGGACGCCGACGCCGAATCGGATCCTCCTCTCCGGAAACGAGCCCGGCCGCGCCGGCCGCCTCTACCTCCAGGACCTCGACGGCGGACCGCCGACGCCGATCACGCCCGAGGGAATGGGCGAAGGCCTCGGCCCGATCTCGCCGGACGGCAGGTGGGTCGTCGCGCAGGGAATGGACCACGCGTTCTACCTGTATCCGCTGGAGGGGGGAGACCCGAAGCCGATCCCCGGCCTCGCGCCGGACGACCGCCCGATCTGCTGGACGCCGGTCGGGCAGGACCTCTACGTGTTCCGGCGCGGGTCGCTCCCGTCGCCGGTCTTCCTGCTCGAGCTCGCGACGGGCCGCAAGCAGCCGATCAAGGAGCTGATGCCTCCCGACGCCGCCGGCGTCGTGGAGATCATCACGGCGTCCTTCACGCCGGACGCCGCGTCCTACGCCTACAGCTATCACCGGATATTGTCGGACCTGTTCCTCGTGGAGGGCGTGTCATGAGCATCGCCGCGGGCACCCGGCTCGGTCCCTACGAGATCCTCGCTCCGCTGGGAGCGGGGGGCATGGGCGAGGTCTACCGGGCCCGCGACACCCGACTCGGCCGCGAGCTGGCGGTGAAGGTCCTGCCGCCCGATTTCGCCGGCGACGCGCAGCGGCGGTCGCGGTTCGAGCAGGAGGCGCGATCGGCGTCGGCGCTGAACCACCCGAACATCGTCGTGGTGCACGACGTGGGCGTGGCAGGCGATCACCTCTACGTCGCGATGGAGCTCGTCGACGGAAAGACGCTGCGCGAGATCCTCGAGACGTCACGTCTTCCCGTCAGCCGGGGCCTCGAGATCGGTACGCAGATCGCGGAGGGTCTCGCCCGCGCCCACGCGGCCGGCATCGTCCACCGGGACCTCAAGCCCGAGAACGTGATGATCTCGAAAGACGGGCACGTCAAGATCCTCGACTTCGGCCTGGCCAAGATCACGAAGGGGGCGGGCGACGACGTCTCGAACATGCCGACCGCTGCTCCGCTGCCGACCGACGCCGGAACCGTGATGGGAACCGTCGGCTACATGTCGCCCGAGCAGGCGGCCGGACGTCCCGTCGACTTCCGCTCCGACCAGTTCTCCCTCGGGACGATCCTGTACGAGATGGCGACGGGCAAGCGCCCCTTCCAGCGCGAGACTGCCGCCCAGACGATGAGCGCGATCATCGCCGAGGACGCGGAGCCGATCGCCGCTCTCAACCCGAGGGTCCCGCCGCCCCTCCGCTGGATCGTCGACCGCTGCCTCGGAAAGGAGCCGGAGGCCCGATACGCCTCGACGACCGATCTCGCCCGGGAGCTCAAGAGCCTGCGCGACCACCTCTCGGAGGCGACGTCCGCGGCGGTTTCCGCGGGCGTGCCGGCGGCGAAGCGGGCGCGCCGCCCGGTCGCCGCGATCGCGGCGGCGCTCGTCGTCGTCGCGGCGGTGGCGGCACTCCTGTCGAACCGCCTGACGCTCGACGCCCATCCTGCGACCGTGGCGCCGATCTTCCACCGTCTCACGTTCGGCCGCGGGACGATCTGGGGAGCGCGGTTCGCGCCCGACGGCGGGACGATCGTCTACTCGGCCGCGTGGAACGGGGACAAGCCCCGGCTCTTCACCGTCCGCGAAGACAACCTCTTCTCCACACAGCTCGCGCTGCCCCCCGCGATCCTCTTCGGGATGTCGTCCCAGAGCGAGCTGGCGCTGGGAAGAGAGCCGACCTTCTTCACCACCCTGACGCTTCTCGGCACGCTCGCCCGATCCCCGCTCTCCGGCGGAGCGCCCCGCGACCTCGAGGAGCGCGTCGCGTTCTCCGACTGGACGCCGGATGGACAGTCGCTCGCCGTCGCGCGCGACATCGGCGGTGGCCGTTTCGGCCTCTTCTACCCCGAGGACCATCTCCTGTACGAAAGTCTCGGATGGGTGAGCCATCTCCGCTTTTCGCCCGACGGCAAGCAGATCGCCTTTCTCGACCATCCGCCGAGCGGCGACAGCGGCGACGTGCTCGTCGTGCCCGCAAACGGAAAGGAAAAAGCCCGCAAGCTCGCCGGGGATTTCGTCACGGTCCAGGGCCTCGCGTGGAGGCCCGACGGGAAGGAAGTCTGGGTCACCGGAACCCGCACCGGAATCGCGCGCTCCCTCGAGGCGATCTCGCTGGCCGGGAAAGAACGCACGGTCTGCCGCGTTCCCGCGACGTTCACGATCTACGACCTCCTGAAGGACGGGCGCGCGCTCGTGGCCGAAGACGATTACCGGAGCTCGATCTTCTTCGTCGGGAAGAACGGCGAACAGAAAGACCTCTCCGCGCTCGATTGGGCGGGCCCGGGCGGCATTTCGCCCGACGGCTCACTCGTCTCCTTCGACGAAACCGGCGAGGGAGGCGGAGACAAGGGGGCGCTCTACATCCGGAAGACGGACGCCTCGCCGCCCGTCCTTCTCGGCACGGGCGCGGCCGGCGGCTTCTCTTCCGACGGAAGGTGGGTCGCGGCACTCTCGTTCGACGGCACGCAGATCTCGGTCTATCCGACCGGCCCCGGCAAGGCGAGGACATATCCGCTCACCCTCGTCGGAAGCCGGCCGCAATTCGTCGCCGGCGACAAGGAGATCTGTTTCCGCGGCTTCGAGAAGGGCCGTCTGCCTCAACTGTACGCACTCGACCTCGCCACGGGGAAGACCCGCCAGATTACCGAACAGGGGGTCGGAAGCAGCACCTACCTGCCGGTGTCCCCCGACGGGCGCACCGTTTTCGCCATCACGAAAGAGCGACAGCCCGCGCTCTATTCGGTCGACGGGAAGAGCCCTCGTCCCGTGCCCGGCGCGGAGCCGGGCGACGCTCCGGCCGGCTGGAGCACCGACGGAGCGAGCGTGTACGTCTATCGCCGCGGCGAGACGCCGATGCACATCTTCCGGGTGGAGCTCGCCTCCGGGAAGCGAACTCCGTGGAAGGAGATTTCCCCGCCCGACCCCGGCGGCATCACGGGAGTCGCGCCGGTCATCGTCGGTTCGAACGGCGACTCCTACGTTTACGGCGCGACCCGCATCCTCTCGACGCTGTATCTCGTGGAGGGCTTGAAGTGATGCGACGCGCGAGAACGATTCGGGTCATCGCGCTCCTGCTCGCGGCGATGCCCGCGGCGGCGGCCGTGAAACCCACCCCGAAGCGCCCGGCCCCGCCGGCCGATCCCGCCGCCCGCCTCCACGACCTCTTCGACCGCGAATGGAAGTGGCGGCTCGCGGAGAACCCGCTGTTCGCGACCTCCGTCGGCGTTCACGACTTCGACGCGAAGCTTCCGGAGGTCCTTCCGAAGGACGAGGAACGGCGCGCCAGGACGACGCAACGGTTCCTGGGCGAGCTCCGGGGGATTCCGACGCGCGCGCTCTCCGACGAGGACCGCACCAACGCCGCGATCTTCGACCTCCAGCTGTCCGACGCTCTCCTGTCGTTCCGTTTCCGCGAGTACGAGATCCCGCTCACGGCGGACTGGGGATTCCAGACCGAGCTGACGCGGCTGCCCGACGAGATGCCGTTCAGAACAATACACGATTACGAGAATTACGTCGCGCGACTGAACGCGATTCCCCGGTACGTCGAAGAACGCGTCGCCGACATGCAGGAGGGGCTCGCGCGCGGGATGACGGTGCCGAAGGTCGTGCTCGCGGGAATCGACCAGACGATCATTCCGCACGTCGTCGCGGAAGCCGAAAAGAGCGTCTGGTGGAAGCCGTTCGAGAAGTTCCCGAGCGCCGTCTCCCCCGCCGAC
This portion of the Thermoanaerobaculia bacterium genome encodes:
- a CDS encoding protein kinase translates to MSIAAGTRLGPYEILAPLGAGGMGEVYRARDTRLGRELAVKVLPPDFAGDAQRRSRFEQEARSASALNHPNIVVVHDVGVAGDHLYVAMELVDGKTLREILETSRLPVSRGLEIGTQIAEGLARAHAAGIVHRDLKPENVMISKDGHVKILDFGLAKITKGAGDDVSNMPTAAPLPTDAGTVMGTVGYMSPEQAAGRPVDFRSDQFSLGTILYEMATGKRPFQRETAAQTMSAIIAEDAEPIAALNPRVPPPLRWIVDRCLGKEPEARYASTTDLARELKSLRDHLSEATSAAVSAGVPAAKRARRPVAAIAAALVVVAAVAALLSNRLTLDAHPATVAPIFHRLTFGRGTIWGARFAPDGGTIVYSAAWNGDKPRLFTVREDNLFSTQLALPPAILFGMSSQSELALGREPTFFTTLTLLGTLARSPLSGGAPRDLEERVAFSDWTPDGQSLAVARDIGGGRFGLFYPEDHLLYESLGWVSHLRFSPDGKQIAFLDHPPSGDSGDVLVVPANGKEKARKLAGDFVTVQGLAWRPDGKEVWVTGTRTGIARSLEAISLAGKERTVCRVPATFTIYDLLKDGRALVAEDDYRSSIFFVGKNGEQKDLSALDWAGPGGISPDGSLVSFDETGEGGGDKGALYIRKTDASPPVLLGTGAAGGFSSDGRWVAALSFDGTQISVYPTGPGKARTYPLTLVGSRPQFVAGDKEICFRGFEKGRLPQLYALDLATGKTRQITEQGVGSSTYLPVSPDGRTVFAITKERQPALYSVDGKSPRPVPGAEPGDAPAGWSTDGASVYVYRRGETPMHIFRVELASGKRTPWKEISPPDPGGITGVAPVIVGSNGDSYVYGATRILSTLYLVEGLK